One Agrococcus jenensis genomic region harbors:
- a CDS encoding polysaccharide deacetylase family protein, which translates to MESQQPWQWTEAEWRSHVEHVRAGASLVSDDPAARWPGGARVAVALSFDSDHETPSLRDGETSPGRMAQGEYGARVAVPRILELLRRHEAPASFYMPAVCALLRPDEAPGYVAAGHELAVHGWIHERNTALTYEDELDLVGRSLDVLESQTGVRPTGIRTPSWDFSASTLRVIRELGFAYDSSLMADSEPYELLERGERTGVVEIPVEWIRDDAPYLMMDRFGGLRPHMPPRQLTQIWIDEFDAARAEGGLFQLTMHPHIIGHRSRIRILDDLLAHIRSFDDVWIGTHADLASHVRTLL; encoded by the coding sequence ATGGAATCGCAGCAGCCGTGGCAGTGGACCGAAGCGGAGTGGCGCTCGCACGTCGAGCACGTGCGCGCCGGCGCATCGCTCGTGAGCGACGACCCCGCAGCCCGATGGCCCGGAGGTGCGCGCGTGGCGGTCGCCCTGTCGTTCGACTCCGACCACGAGACGCCGTCGCTCCGCGACGGCGAGACGTCACCGGGCCGGATGGCCCAGGGCGAGTACGGCGCGCGCGTCGCGGTGCCGCGGATCCTCGAGCTGCTGCGCCGCCACGAGGCGCCCGCCTCGTTCTACATGCCCGCCGTCTGCGCGCTGCTGCGCCCCGACGAGGCGCCCGGCTACGTCGCCGCCGGTCATGAGCTCGCGGTGCACGGCTGGATCCACGAGCGCAACACGGCGCTCACGTACGAGGACGAGCTCGACCTCGTCGGTCGTAGCCTCGACGTGCTCGAGTCGCAGACCGGTGTCCGACCCACCGGCATCCGCACGCCGTCGTGGGACTTCTCCGCGAGCACCCTGCGAGTCATCCGCGAGCTCGGGTTCGCGTACGACTCGTCGCTCATGGCCGACTCGGAGCCCTACGAGCTGCTCGAGCGCGGCGAGCGGACGGGCGTCGTCGAGATCCCGGTCGAGTGGATCCGGGACGACGCGCCGTACCTGATGATGGACCGCTTCGGCGGCCTCCGCCCCCACATGCCGCCCCGCCAGCTGACGCAGATCTGGATCGACGAGTTCGATGCAGCGCGCGCGGAGGGCGGCCTCTTCCAGCTCACGATGCACCCGCACATCATCGGGCACCGCTCGCGGATCCGGATCCTGGACGACCTCCTGGCCCACATCCGCTCCTTCGACGACGTCTGGATCGGCACGCACGCCGACCTCGCGTCGCACGTCCGCACCCTCCTCTGA
- a CDS encoding M20 family metallopeptidase, with protein MSAVRTYIEDARDAMVADLVAYLEQETPSDDRAALDAGLDWVRGWVAERLGAPDQERIVDGGPHGDIAILDIAASGGAGQVAILCHYDTVWPLGTLAGWPVSIEGDRLTGPGAFDMKSGLVQAVWAIRAARAAGLPLPAIRLVLNGDEEIGSPASRPVIEAEVVDCDAVLVFEASAEGALKTARKGVGIFEVTARGIEGHAGLDPERGVSAIDEIARVVLALHGASDLAAGTSVNVGTLHGGSRSNVTAGTATALVDVRVSDDAERARIDALLAELAPHRDGAAVEVAGGWNRPVMPRSDGTARLFALAESAAEELGTVVREISVGGASDGNFAAALGLPVLDGLGAVGDGAHARHEWISIDGMLERSAIAALVLGRLGSAEPVAQAASAASR; from the coding sequence ATGAGCGCGGTCCGCACGTACATCGAGGATGCGCGCGACGCGATGGTCGCCGACCTCGTCGCGTACCTCGAGCAGGAGACGCCCTCGGACGACCGCGCCGCGCTCGACGCGGGGCTCGACTGGGTGCGCGGCTGGGTCGCCGAGCGCCTGGGTGCGCCCGACCAGGAGCGGATCGTCGACGGCGGCCCCCACGGCGACATCGCGATCCTCGACATCGCCGCGAGCGGCGGCGCCGGGCAGGTGGCGATCCTCTGCCACTACGACACCGTCTGGCCGCTCGGCACGCTCGCCGGCTGGCCCGTCAGCATCGAGGGCGACCGGCTCACCGGGCCCGGCGCATTCGACATGAAGTCGGGGCTCGTGCAGGCGGTCTGGGCCATCCGCGCCGCCCGCGCCGCCGGGCTGCCGCTGCCCGCCATCCGTCTCGTGCTCAACGGCGACGAGGAGATCGGGTCGCCCGCCTCCCGCCCCGTGATCGAGGCCGAGGTCGTCGACTGCGACGCGGTGCTCGTCTTCGAGGCGAGCGCCGAGGGCGCGCTGAAGACCGCGCGGAAGGGCGTCGGCATCTTCGAGGTGACGGCACGCGGCATCGAGGGCCACGCGGGCCTCGACCCCGAGCGCGGCGTGAGCGCGATCGACGAGATCGCGCGGGTCGTGCTCGCGCTGCACGGCGCGAGCGACCTCGCCGCCGGCACGAGCGTCAACGTCGGCACGCTGCACGGCGGCTCGCGATCGAACGTGACGGCGGGCACCGCGACGGCGCTCGTCGACGTGCGCGTGTCGGACGACGCCGAGCGCGCCAGGATCGACGCGCTGCTCGCCGAGCTCGCGCCGCACCGCGACGGCGCCGCCGTCGAGGTCGCCGGCGGCTGGAACCGCCCGGTGATGCCGCGGTCCGACGGCACGGCGCGGCTGTTCGCGCTCGCCGAGTCGGCGGCGGAGGAGCTCGGCACCGTGGTGCGCGAGATCTCGGTCGGCGGCGCGAGCGACGGCAACTTCGCTGCAGCGCTCGGGCTGCCCGTCCTCGACGGCCTCGGCGCGGTCGGCGACGGCGCGCACGCGAGGCACGAGTGGATCAGCATCGACGGGATGCTCGAGCGCAGCGCGATCGCGGCGCTCGTGCTGGGGCGGCTCGGGAGCGCCGAGCCCGTGGCCCAGGCGGCGTCGGCGGCGTCGCGGTGA
- a CDS encoding oxidoreductase — protein sequence MSAPSITDPIEVRGLRVRNRIWIAPMCQYSVMAYDGVPTAWHRVHYGALASGGTGMLVVEATAIAPEGRITRQDTGLWNDEQRDAWRPIVDFAHQAGAAIGVQLSHAGAKAGTFAGFGRDGDRRGSVPIDEGGWPTVSASDEAILGLAAPRALATSELDGIVAAFVAAAQRAVEAGFDVVEVHGAHGYLLHQFLSPLTNRRVDGYGGDLAGRSRLLLDVVRAIRAELPALPVLVRLSATDWTDGGLDEQQAAQVAAWALEAGADFVDASSGGVVLAEIPVGPGYQVHLAERIAAEGVPVSAVGLIETAEQANAVLRGGVAAVRVGRAALRDPNLPIRWAGELGVDVDWHPQQYRRAY from the coding sequence GTGAGCGCGCCGTCGATCACCGATCCGATCGAGGTGCGCGGCCTGCGCGTGCGCAACCGCATCTGGATCGCACCGATGTGCCAGTACTCGGTCATGGCCTACGACGGCGTCCCGACCGCCTGGCACCGGGTGCACTACGGCGCGCTCGCCTCCGGCGGCACGGGGATGCTCGTGGTCGAGGCGACGGCGATCGCGCCGGAGGGTCGGATCACCCGGCAGGACACGGGTCTGTGGAACGACGAGCAGCGCGACGCCTGGCGGCCGATCGTCGACTTCGCGCATCAGGCGGGTGCCGCGATCGGAGTGCAGCTGAGCCACGCCGGCGCCAAGGCCGGCACCTTCGCCGGGTTCGGCAGGGACGGCGATCGCCGCGGCTCCGTGCCGATCGACGAGGGCGGCTGGCCGACGGTCTCCGCGTCCGACGAGGCGATCCTCGGCCTCGCGGCGCCGCGGGCGCTCGCCACGAGCGAGCTGGACGGGATCGTCGCGGCCTTCGTCGCGGCTGCCCAGCGCGCGGTCGAGGCCGGCTTCGACGTCGTGGAGGTGCACGGCGCGCACGGCTACCTGCTGCACCAGTTCCTCTCGCCGCTGACCAACCGCCGCGTCGACGGGTACGGCGGCGACCTCGCCGGGCGCTCGAGGCTGCTGCTCGACGTCGTGCGTGCCATCCGTGCCGAGCTGCCGGCGCTGCCGGTGCTCGTGCGCCTCTCGGCGACCGACTGGACCGACGGCGGGCTCGACGAGCAGCAGGCGGCGCAGGTCGCGGCGTGGGCGCTCGAGGCTGGCGCGGACTTCGTCGACGCGTCCTCCGGCGGGGTCGTGCTCGCCGAGATCCCGGTCGGCCCCGGCTACCAGGTGCACCTCGCCGAGCGCATCGCGGCGGAGGGCGTACCGGTGTCGGCCGTGGGCCTCATCGAGACCGCGGAGCAGGCGAACGCCGTGCTGCGCGGCGGCGTCGCGGCGGTCCGCGTCGGGCGAGCGGCGCTCCGCGACCCGAACCTGCCCATCCGCTGGGCGGGCGAGCTCGGCGTCGACGTCGACTGGCATCCGCAGCAGTACCGGCGCGCGTACTGA
- a CDS encoding MFS transporter: MTTTISETVHQTKLSKKGRKAIVAGSIGNAVEFVDWAIYSTFSSIFAHHFFPPGDDIAALLSTLAIFAVGFIMRPVGAAVMGSYADRHGRKRGLLFTITLMAVATLAIGLAPTYEQVGIAAPLLLVLARLAQGFAAGGEFGSASAFLVESAAPKRRAFAGSWQQVSVAAGVLIASGVGTVITTTLPDDAIDSYGWRIAFIFAASLGFVGLWLRRSVEETDSFATGKQRVQQADSPRRHNAFVRMIVDHPGASLRVFGITIAGTLLYYMWVNFMPTYASVTTGIPLNLALLANVIAMIVFIVLLPFGGLLSDKIGRKPTMAMFAGGFLIFAWPAFTLLNGDFWTLLAIELIGVVLLVGYSANCAVIMAEQFPPEVRATGIGLPYALAVAIFGGTAPYVTTWMNTSGFGDWVWAYASAAAAIGLVVYLTMPETKGKELD; this comes from the coding sequence ATGACCACCACCATCAGCGAGACCGTCCACCAGACGAAGCTCAGCAAGAAGGGCCGCAAGGCCATCGTCGCTGGCAGCATCGGCAACGCCGTCGAGTTCGTCGACTGGGCGATCTACTCGACCTTCTCGTCGATCTTCGCCCACCACTTCTTCCCGCCCGGCGATGACATCGCCGCACTGCTCTCCACCCTCGCGATCTTCGCCGTCGGCTTCATCATGCGACCCGTCGGCGCGGCGGTCATGGGCTCGTACGCCGATCGCCACGGTCGCAAGCGAGGGCTGCTCTTCACGATCACCCTCATGGCGGTCGCCACCCTCGCGATCGGCCTCGCGCCGACGTACGAGCAGGTCGGCATCGCGGCGCCGCTGCTGCTCGTGCTCGCGCGCCTGGCGCAGGGCTTCGCAGCGGGCGGCGAGTTCGGCTCGGCCTCCGCCTTCCTGGTCGAGTCGGCCGCGCCGAAGCGCCGGGCGTTCGCCGGATCGTGGCAGCAGGTCTCGGTGGCCGCCGGCGTGCTCATCGCCTCCGGCGTCGGCACCGTCATCACCACGACGCTGCCGGACGACGCGATCGACAGCTACGGCTGGCGCATCGCCTTCATCTTCGCCGCGTCGCTCGGATTCGTCGGGCTGTGGCTGCGCCGCTCGGTCGAGGAGACCGACTCGTTCGCCACGGGCAAGCAGCGCGTGCAGCAGGCCGACTCGCCCCGTCGCCACAACGCCTTCGTCCGCATGATCGTCGACCACCCGGGTGCGAGCCTGCGTGTCTTCGGCATCACCATCGCCGGCACGCTCCTCTACTACATGTGGGTCAACTTCATGCCGACGTACGCGTCGGTGACCACGGGCATCCCGCTGAACCTCGCCCTGCTCGCGAACGTCATCGCCATGATCGTCTTCATCGTGCTGCTGCCGTTCGGAGGCTTGCTGTCGGACAAGATCGGTCGCAAGCCCACGATGGCGATGTTCGCCGGCGGCTTCCTGATCTTCGCCTGGCCTGCCTTCACCCTGCTGAACGGCGACTTCTGGACCCTGCTGGCCATCGAGCTCATCGGCGTCGTCCTGCTCGTCGGCTACTCGGCGAACTGCGCGGTCATCATGGCCGAGCAGTTCCCGCCGGAGGTCCGCGCCACCGGCATCGGCCTGCCCTACGCGCTCGCGGTCGCGATCTTCGGCGGCACGGCGCCCTACGTCACCACGTGGATGAACACGAGCGGATTCGGCGACTGGGTGTGGGCGTACGCATCCGCGGCGGCCGCCATCGGCCTCGTCGTCTACCTGACGATGCCGGAGACCAAGGGCAAGGAGCTCGATTGA
- a CDS encoding SDR family NAD(P)-dependent oxidoreductase, which yields MRHVLVTGAGSGIGREVAIAFARGGDALTLVDLHAAPLEETAQAVRAAGGASCATVAADLRGEHAHDEVMDAAWAHAPVDVLVSSAGVYPATPFLELDARTWDFVLDVNSRAPVLLTVALAKRAIAAGRQASVVNISSGAALRARPGAAPYSTSKAALEAATRASALELGQHGIRVNAVAPGFVEVGSDVNPVTEEYADAVGGTPLGRRGRPSDIARAVVWIAGDEAEWITGEVLRVDGGSSTGAWHLPQHWTAIGQEEGLA from the coding sequence ATGCGCCACGTGCTCGTCACCGGCGCCGGCAGCGGGATCGGCAGGGAGGTCGCCATCGCGTTCGCGCGCGGCGGCGACGCCCTGACGCTCGTCGACCTGCACGCGGCACCGCTCGAGGAGACCGCGCAGGCCGTGCGCGCCGCCGGGGGCGCCTCGTGCGCCACCGTCGCGGCCGACCTGCGCGGCGAGCACGCGCACGACGAGGTGATGGACGCCGCCTGGGCGCACGCCCCCGTCGACGTGCTCGTCTCGAGCGCGGGCGTCTACCCGGCGACGCCCTTCCTCGAGCTCGACGCGCGCACGTGGGACTTCGTGCTCGACGTCAACAGCCGAGCACCGGTGCTGCTCACGGTCGCCCTCGCCAAGCGGGCGATCGCGGCGGGCAGGCAGGCGAGCGTCGTGAACATCTCGTCGGGCGCGGCGCTCCGCGCCCGGCCGGGAGCGGCGCCGTACTCGACGTCGAAGGCGGCGCTGGAGGCGGCGACGCGCGCCTCGGCGCTCGAGCTCGGCCAGCACGGCATCCGCGTGAACGCGGTCGCGCCCGGCTTCGTCGAGGTCGGCAGCGACGTCAACCCCGTCACCGAGGAGTACGCCGACGCCGTCGGGGGCACGCCGCTCGGCCGGCGGGGGAGACCGTCGGACATCGCGCGCGCGGTCGTCTGGATCGCGGGCGACGAGGCGGAGTGGATCACCGGCGAGGTGCTGCGCGTGGACGGCGGATCGTCCACCGGCGCATGGCACCTGCCGCAGCATTGGACGGCCATCGGCCAGGAGGAGGGTCTCGCATGA
- a CDS encoding ketopantoate reductase family protein, translating into MTSQYTIVGAGAIGGTLAVHLHLAGADVQLIDADAAHVAAVREHGLRIEQPSGALLANLPISTPDDAPEQLGAVLLAVKAQATDGVAAWIAPRLADDGWVASMQNGLNEATIASHVGADRTVAAFVDLFADVIGPGVVQDGGIGAIALGEHAGPVSDRVRTLAHDLRHWGEPIVTDNVDGFLWSKLGFGAMLVATALADADMGDLIDRHRRGMHALVREVLSVATAEGIALEGFDAFVPGDYLAGAAEADAATDGLVAWLATQTKKRSGIWRDIAVRGRRTEVPTQYGPVVAAGQRHGIPTPLTAWLVDAIVRLETGAIAMDEAHLAELDGMAAA; encoded by the coding sequence ATGACCTCGCAGTACACGATCGTCGGCGCGGGCGCCATCGGGGGCACTCTCGCGGTGCACCTGCACCTCGCGGGAGCCGACGTGCAGCTCATCGACGCCGACGCAGCGCACGTCGCGGCCGTGCGCGAGCACGGCCTGCGCATCGAGCAGCCGAGCGGCGCGCTGCTCGCGAACCTGCCGATCAGCACCCCCGACGACGCGCCCGAGCAGCTCGGCGCCGTGCTGCTCGCGGTGAAGGCCCAGGCGACCGACGGCGTCGCCGCCTGGATCGCGCCGCGGCTCGCCGACGACGGCTGGGTCGCGTCGATGCAGAACGGTCTCAACGAGGCGACGATCGCGTCGCACGTGGGCGCCGACCGGACCGTGGCCGCGTTCGTCGACCTCTTCGCCGACGTCATCGGCCCCGGGGTCGTGCAGGACGGCGGCATCGGCGCGATCGCCCTGGGCGAGCACGCAGGCCCCGTGAGCGACCGCGTGCGCACCCTCGCCCACGACCTCCGGCACTGGGGCGAGCCGATCGTCACCGACAACGTCGACGGCTTCCTCTGGTCGAAGCTCGGCTTCGGCGCGATGCTCGTCGCGACGGCGCTCGCCGACGCCGACATGGGCGACCTCATCGACCGGCACCGCAGGGGCATGCACGCGCTCGTGCGCGAGGTGCTGTCCGTCGCGACGGCGGAGGGCATCGCCCTCGAGGGGTTCGACGCCTTCGTGCCGGGCGACTACCTCGCCGGCGCCGCCGAGGCCGACGCCGCGACCGACGGCCTCGTCGCGTGGCTCGCCACGCAGACGAAGAAGCGGTCCGGCATCTGGCGCGACATCGCCGTGCGCGGTCGTCGCACCGAGGTGCCGACGCAGTACGGACCGGTCGTGGCCGCGGGGCAGCGGCACGGCATCCCGACGCCGCTCACCGCCTGGCTCGTGGACGCGATCGTGCGGCTCGAGACGGGCGCGATCGCGATGGACGAGGCGCACCTCGCCGAGCTCGACGGGATGGCAGCAGCATGA
- a CDS encoding M1 family metallopeptidase, translating into MSPASGARPAVDAYAPGSGDVAWDALHYDLAIDYRMATNRLDGVARITGRATTELRAIVLDLVGLRVSRATLDGARLPHTARGPHVTVRPATPIPAGARFELEVAYGGQPAPRRTSWGLVGWEELEDGVIVASQPTGAPTWFPCNDRPSNKATYRIRVTTEQSYRAVATGTLVEERTSSGRTTRTFECRTPAATYLATVQIGRYVRRATTGAEVPVVAFYPAALERRVVADLATLPAMLACFVERFGPYPFDDYTVIVTQDDLEIPLEAHASAIFGANHIDGRGVEERLVAHELAHQWFGNSVGVAAWQHIWLNEGLACYAEWLWSEAAGRESTDALARIHHKRLAALPQDIVLGDPGPALMFDDRVYKRGALLVHALRLALGDVRFFGLLHDWTALHVSSTVTSDDFRRLAAQIAERPLDELFDAWLVGTALPPLPQRGGRKRRFRR; encoded by the coding sequence GTGAGCCCCGCGAGCGGCGCTCGGCCAGCGGTGGACGCGTACGCGCCGGGCTCCGGCGACGTCGCGTGGGATGCGCTGCACTACGACCTCGCCATCGACTACCGGATGGCCACCAACCGGCTCGACGGCGTCGCGCGGATCACGGGTCGGGCCACGACCGAGCTGCGCGCGATCGTGCTCGACCTCGTCGGGCTGCGCGTCAGCCGCGCGACGCTCGACGGGGCGCGACTGCCGCACACCGCGCGCGGCCCGCACGTCACCGTCCGGCCCGCGACGCCGATCCCGGCTGGGGCTCGGTTCGAGCTGGAGGTGGCCTACGGCGGCCAGCCCGCGCCGCGGCGCACGAGCTGGGGCCTCGTCGGGTGGGAGGAGCTCGAGGACGGCGTCATCGTGGCGTCGCAGCCCACCGGCGCGCCGACATGGTTCCCGTGCAACGACCGGCCGTCGAACAAGGCGACCTACCGCATCCGCGTCACCACCGAGCAGTCGTACCGGGCGGTCGCGACCGGCACGCTCGTCGAGGAGCGCACGTCGTCCGGGCGCACGACCCGCACCTTCGAGTGCCGCACGCCGGCCGCGACCTACCTCGCGACCGTGCAGATCGGCCGCTACGTGCGCCGCGCGACGACCGGCGCGGAGGTGCCGGTGGTCGCCTTCTACCCCGCCGCGCTCGAGCGCCGAGTGGTCGCCGACCTGGCGACGCTGCCCGCGATGCTCGCGTGCTTCGTCGAGCGGTTCGGGCCGTATCCCTTCGACGACTACACGGTGATCGTCACGCAGGACGACCTGGAGATCCCGCTCGAGGCGCACGCGTCGGCGATCTTCGGGGCCAACCACATCGACGGCAGGGGCGTCGAGGAGCGGCTCGTCGCGCACGAGCTCGCGCACCAGTGGTTCGGCAACAGCGTCGGGGTGGCCGCCTGGCAGCACATCTGGCTCAACGAGGGACTCGCCTGCTACGCGGAGTGGCTGTGGTCGGAGGCTGCCGGTCGCGAGTCGACGGACGCCCTCGCGCGCATCCACCACAAGCGGCTCGCGGCGCTGCCGCAGGACATCGTGCTGGGCGATCCGGGGCCCGCGCTCATGTTCGACGACCGCGTCTACAAGCGGGGGGCGCTGCTCGTGCACGCGCTGCGCCTCGCGCTCGGCGACGTGCGCTTCTTCGGCCTGCTGCACGACTGGACGGCGCTGCACGTCTCGTCGACGGTCACCTCGGACGACTTCCGGCGCCTCGCGGCGCAGATCGCGGAGCGGCCGCTCGACGAGCTGTTCGACGCGTGGCTCGTCGGCACGGCGCTGCCGCCACTCCCGCAGCGCGGCGGCAGGAAGCGGCGCTTCCGACGCTGA